The following coding sequences lie in one Gemmatimonadota bacterium genomic window:
- a CDS encoding 6-bladed beta-propeller has translation MMRRTIGYAAVGLVAFSLGCEARSHVEAVSIQDSAGVEVVDNHTPEWTDATRWHVAPGASLRLGSAGGPVETQFSEVVGALRTPEGLLFVADGASRQIRVFDRAGALHAVVGGAGDGPGEFRSLSALGVMEGKGVWAYDFLARRFTWLSLEAELLGTTTLPAEPPVLSAVGVLEGREPVLRQVWAATILAGAATAGFRRDPVAWVRFDASAVTVDTLGVFPGREVTLTSDAGRLVMNLPPFVHTSEGAVRGTRIVVGTQDSLRFEELDRGGALTRQIRLPTPSLAVTPAALEAELDRGVATVPPEQRTARRAALAALEHAASQPAHARLLFDAEGNLWIEPFGLPVEGSAPWSVVDRTGRWLGRIDLPGGFRMLDAGAGELIGVERDAFDVEEVVVYPLVKPSPR, from the coding sequence ATGATGCGACGCACGATCGGATACGCTGCCGTCGGGCTCGTCGCCTTCTCGCTGGGCTGCGAGGCGCGCTCGCACGTGGAGGCGGTGTCCATCCAGGACAGCGCGGGCGTCGAGGTCGTCGACAATCACACTCCCGAATGGACGGACGCCACCCGTTGGCACGTCGCTCCGGGTGCCTCCTTGCGACTGGGAAGCGCCGGCGGTCCGGTCGAGACGCAGTTCTCCGAGGTCGTCGGTGCGCTGCGGACGCCGGAAGGCCTGCTGTTCGTAGCGGACGGCGCCTCGCGCCAGATCCGCGTGTTCGACCGTGCCGGCGCTCTGCACGCGGTGGTGGGGGGGGCCGGGGACGGGCCGGGGGAGTTCCGGTCGCTCTCGGCGCTCGGTGTGATGGAAGGAAAAGGGGTGTGGGCCTACGATTTCCTGGCCCGTCGCTTCACTTGGTTGAGCCTCGAAGCTGAGCTTCTAGGCACGACGACGTTGCCGGCGGAGCCACCCGTGTTGAGCGCGGTCGGCGTGCTGGAAGGAAGGGAACCCGTGCTGCGCCAGGTGTGGGCCGCCACGATACTGGCCGGCGCGGCGACCGCGGGCTTTCGGCGGGACCCGGTCGCGTGGGTCCGCTTCGACGCGTCCGCCGTCACCGTCGATACGCTGGGGGTGTTTCCGGGCCGGGAGGTCACGCTCACCAGCGACGCCGGGCGACTGGTGATGAACCTCCCGCCGTTCGTCCACACCTCGGAGGGAGCGGTGCGCGGCACACGCATCGTCGTGGGCACGCAAGACAGCCTGCGCTTCGAAGAGCTGGATCGGGGGGGAGCGCTCACGCGGCAGATCCGTCTACCCACTCCCTCTCTTGCGGTGACTCCCGCGGCGTTGGAGGCGGAGCTCGATCGCGGAGTGGCCACGGTCCCGCCGGAACAACGCACCGCGCGTAGAGCCGCCCTCGCGGCCCTCGAGCACGCCGCCAGCCAGCCGGCCCACGCACGTCTGTTGTTCGATGCCGAGGGCAACTTGTGGATCGAGCCGTTCGGACTTCCGGTGGAGGGCAGCGCCCCCTGGTCGGTGGTCGACCGGACCGGGCGCTGGCTGGGTCGGATCGACCTGCCAGGCGGGTTCAGGATGCTCGACGCCGGAGCCGGCGAGTTGATCGGAGTCGAACGGGATGCTTTCGACGTGGAGGAGGTGGTGGTCTACCCGCTCGTGAAGCCCTCGCCCCGCTAA
- a CDS encoding UvrD-helicase domain-containing protein: MSGSVAVRARPPDQGARDRIVEQLELNFLVEAGAGSGKTTALAARMVALVATGTARPDEIAAVTFTRKAAAELRERFREDLEKAMRSTGQAQIRSRLAHALTQVDRAFLGTIHAFAARLLRERPLEAGLDPGFRELQENEEARLRRQFWNDHLERLATDGDPGLLELSRVGIQPQRLHNAFQEMSDNLDLEFPAPEVPAPTEAEVALLRVQLDGLLDRAQALMPEREPSKGWGEVQRKVERALHARKHRDWERTEAFLNHLYAFSTGTTRITLNRWEPDSRAQGPIKALRDDIVAFTAKGGREGEEVGPAHAALRRWWAHRYPTAVRFVRRAAEAYAAERRRLGLVSFQDLLLLTAELLRRSPSTRRDLGRRFRYLLIDEFQDTDPVQAEIAFLLASEPDSEEPADSQAWRLAVPRPGALFVVGDPKQSIYRFRRADIAVYEQVRARFAAFGEVLRLNANFRSLLEIAAIANEVFSERFGQDQPPVQARFEPLLPQRPFAEEVVASRGIGWYAVDLKGGEGETREDRVRDEAERLAGWIRYRVDAGERSAGDFLVLTRVKRNLSHFARALEARGLPIEVAGAGVGTALELDELRLLLRALTDPGNDVLIAAALTGLFFGVDHEELVQHRLGGGRLDLWEPGREDGVVAEALRALRDLWTRSQAQPADVFIAALVERTGLLPHAAAGELGSLRTGVLAYALDAVRAAAVAGDTSLVGALDALETALAWEEAEAPLRPGASDAVRIMNLHKAKGLEAPVVILADPGSGGTGSRSLHVQRDETGVGRAWFTVTEREGWNTVPLAQPEGWPEMADLETRYDKAEQERLLYVSATRARDELVIALGQNGRADREAWRVFSTWSQEHATLLELPLLAPGGRMPLEEGAAALAAAARRAGERRARGGTPTVRFHSVTQQAKSSDEETEPALDRAIERATGPRGYEWGSVVHGTLAAAARGRSLEELRAVGSDLLREYERPVDDAGRPTELAELLGLVERVRGSDLWRRSERAAVRHVEVPVAVPLDGEREGDGPVVLEGVVDLAFREANGWVVVDYKTDSGDDPDFPVRSGRYRRQVELYAHAWALAVGEPVVERAVYYTTRDVVDSF, translated from the coding sequence GTGAGCGGCTCGGTCGCCGTTCGCGCGCGACCGCCCGACCAGGGGGCGCGCGACCGCATCGTGGAGCAACTGGAGCTGAACTTCCTGGTGGAGGCGGGTGCCGGGTCGGGAAAGACCACGGCTTTGGCGGCGCGCATGGTGGCGCTGGTGGCCACGGGCACGGCACGGCCCGACGAGATCGCCGCCGTTACCTTCACGCGCAAGGCGGCGGCGGAGCTGCGCGAGCGGTTTCGTGAGGATCTTGAGAAGGCGATGCGCAGCACCGGCCAGGCTCAGATCCGCAGTCGGCTCGCGCACGCGCTCACTCAGGTGGACCGTGCGTTCCTGGGGACGATTCACGCGTTCGCGGCGCGTCTTCTCAGGGAGCGACCCCTGGAAGCGGGCCTCGATCCAGGCTTTCGCGAGCTGCAGGAGAACGAGGAGGCGCGCCTCCGACGTCAGTTCTGGAACGACCATCTCGAGCGCCTGGCCACGGATGGAGATCCGGGTCTCCTCGAGCTCTCGCGCGTGGGGATCCAACCGCAACGCCTCCACAACGCGTTCCAGGAAATGTCCGACAACCTGGACCTGGAGTTCCCCGCACCGGAGGTACCTGCCCCCACCGAAGCGGAGGTGGCGCTCCTCCGGGTGCAACTCGACGGGTTGCTGGACCGGGCCCAGGCGTTGATGCCGGAGCGGGAGCCCTCCAAAGGGTGGGGTGAGGTCCAACGCAAGGTGGAGCGCGCGTTGCACGCGCGAAAGCACCGCGACTGGGAGCGCACCGAGGCGTTCCTGAACCACCTCTATGCGTTTTCGACCGGCACCACGCGGATCACGCTCAATCGGTGGGAGCCGGACTCCAGGGCGCAGGGGCCCATCAAAGCGCTCCGCGATGACATCGTGGCATTCACGGCCAAGGGCGGGAGGGAGGGTGAAGAGGTCGGGCCCGCGCACGCGGCCCTACGTCGATGGTGGGCGCACCGCTACCCGACAGCGGTGCGCTTCGTCCGACGCGCGGCCGAGGCCTACGCCGCTGAACGTCGGCGCCTGGGGTTGGTCAGCTTCCAGGACCTGCTGCTCCTCACGGCGGAGCTGCTCCGCAGAAGTCCGTCCACCCGTCGCGACCTGGGGCGCCGCTTCCGCTACCTGCTGATCGACGAATTCCAGGACACCGATCCCGTGCAGGCGGAGATCGCCTTTCTGTTGGCATCGGAGCCGGACTCCGAAGAGCCTGCCGACTCGCAGGCGTGGCGCCTGGCGGTGCCTCGGCCCGGTGCGCTCTTCGTGGTGGGCGACCCCAAGCAGAGCATCTACCGATTCCGGCGCGCAGATATCGCGGTATACGAGCAGGTGCGCGCCCGCTTCGCTGCGTTCGGCGAAGTGTTGCGCCTGAATGCCAACTTCCGCTCGTTGCTCGAGATCGCCGCCATCGCCAACGAGGTGTTCTCCGAACGCTTCGGTCAGGATCAGCCTCCCGTCCAGGCCCGCTTCGAGCCCTTGCTGCCGCAGCGGCCGTTCGCCGAGGAGGTGGTGGCGAGTCGAGGGATCGGCTGGTACGCCGTGGACCTCAAGGGTGGGGAAGGAGAGACGCGGGAAGACCGCGTCCGCGACGAAGCCGAGCGCCTGGCCGGCTGGATCCGGTACCGGGTCGATGCCGGAGAGCGCAGCGCCGGCGATTTCCTCGTGTTGACCCGTGTCAAGCGTAACCTGTCGCACTTCGCGCGTGCGCTGGAGGCGCGGGGACTCCCCATCGAGGTGGCCGGCGCGGGGGTGGGCACGGCGCTGGAGTTGGACGAGTTGCGCCTGCTCCTGCGGGCGCTCACCGATCCCGGCAACGACGTGTTGATCGCAGCAGCGCTCACCGGCCTGTTCTTCGGCGTCGATCACGAGGAGCTGGTGCAGCACCGGCTGGGAGGGGGACGTCTCGACCTCTGGGAGCCTGGGCGCGAGGACGGAGTGGTGGCGGAGGCGTTGCGTGCGTTGCGGGACCTGTGGACGCGCAGCCAGGCGCAGCCGGCAGACGTGTTCATCGCGGCGCTGGTCGAGCGGACGGGCTTGCTGCCCCACGCGGCCGCGGGGGAACTGGGTTCGCTGCGGACCGGCGTGCTCGCCTACGCGTTGGATGCCGTGCGTGCCGCGGCGGTGGCAGGAGACACGTCGTTGGTAGGTGCGTTGGACGCGCTGGAGACAGCCCTGGCCTGGGAGGAGGCGGAGGCGCCGCTGCGACCGGGCGCCAGCGACGCGGTGCGCATCATGAACCTGCACAAGGCGAAGGGCCTGGAGGCCCCCGTCGTGATTCTGGCGGATCCGGGATCGGGGGGGACGGGCAGCCGCTCGCTCCACGTGCAGCGGGACGAAACGGGAGTGGGGCGCGCGTGGTTCACCGTGACCGAGCGGGAGGGCTGGAACACCGTACCGCTGGCGCAGCCGGAGGGCTGGCCGGAGATGGCGGACCTGGAGACGCGCTACGACAAGGCTGAGCAGGAGCGGCTGCTCTACGTCTCCGCCACGCGTGCCCGGGACGAGCTCGTTATCGCGCTGGGGCAGAACGGCCGCGCGGACCGGGAAGCCTGGAGGGTGTTCAGCACCTGGTCCCAGGAGCACGCGACCCTGCTGGAGCTGCCGCTGCTGGCGCCGGGAGGGCGGATGCCACTGGAGGAGGGTGCCGCTGCGCTCGCTGCGGCTGCGCGCCGGGCCGGAGAGCGACGCGCGCGCGGCGGCACTCCGACCGTGCGCTTTCACTCCGTGACGCAGCAAGCCAAGAGTTCAGATGAAGAGACCGAACCGGCGCTGGACCGGGCCATCGAGCGTGCGACCGGTCCCCGGGGGTACGAGTGGGGCAGCGTCGTGCACGGGACGTTGGCGGCTGCGGCGCGCGGACGCTCGCTCGAGGAACTGCGAGCGGTGGGCTCCGACCTGCTCCGGGAGTACGAGCGCCCCGTCGATGATGCCGGCCGGCCCACCGAGCTGGCGGAGTTGCTGGGGCTGGTCGAGCGCGTACGTGGCTCGGACCTCTGGCGGCGTTCCGAGCGGGCGGCGGTTCGGCACGTGGAGGTTCCGGTCGCGGTACCGTTGGACGGGGAGAGAGAGGGGGATGGGCCCGTCGTGCTTGAGGGCGTCGTCGATCTCGCGTTCCGGGAAGCGAACGGCTGGGTCGTAGTCGACTACAAGACCGACTCCGGCGACGACCCCGACTTCCCTGTTCGGTCGGGTCGCTACCGCAGGCAGGTGGAGTTGTATGCCCACGCCTGGGCCTTGGCGGTGGGAGAGCCCGTGGTCGAACGCGCCGTGTACTATACGACGCGGGATGTGGTGGACTCGTTCTGA